The proteins below come from a single Caulobacter flavus genomic window:
- a CDS encoding glycosyltransferase family 9 protein produces the protein MTQRAFPILFITATRIGDAVLSSGLIKLLSDQIPNARFTIVAGPLAAPLFAHVPGLDRVIVMEKGKGKGHWFKLWNQVRHKKWGLVVDLRGSATALFLRREKRAIWKKTPGEIAHKVIETARVLKIDGEPPAPHLYITPEVQALADQMLAPRGGEPSGPILAMGPAANWIGKVWPIERFTQTAAQLLGPGGRLEGGRLLILGGPEDGRMVEELRMASARGRCIDLTGKVDLLTAYAALKRADLFIGNDSGLMHIAAAAGTPTVGLFGPSDERRYGPWGPLTRAVRGPRDFDQFKAVDPDLSQAIRHMSDLPVAKVVRAAIELLNEARGPVVVAPPQPEPAVETAPPQAPTPTPAPAVEAAPELPLGDGAPATEGAIEAEPKLKVSPRRRRRRNDDEASPSA, from the coding sequence ATCAAGCTTCTCTCCGACCAGATCCCCAACGCCCGCTTCACCATCGTCGCCGGCCCGCTGGCCGCGCCGCTGTTCGCCCACGTCCCCGGCCTGGACCGGGTGATCGTAATGGAGAAGGGCAAGGGCAAGGGCCACTGGTTCAAGCTGTGGAACCAGGTGCGCCACAAGAAGTGGGGCCTGGTGGTCGACCTGCGGGGCAGCGCCACCGCCCTTTTCCTGCGCCGCGAGAAACGGGCGATCTGGAAGAAGACCCCCGGCGAGATCGCCCACAAGGTGATCGAGACCGCCCGCGTGCTGAAGATCGACGGCGAGCCCCCTGCCCCGCACCTCTACATCACCCCGGAAGTCCAGGCGCTGGCCGACCAGATGCTGGCCCCGCGCGGCGGCGAGCCGTCCGGTCCGATCCTGGCCATGGGCCCGGCCGCCAACTGGATCGGCAAGGTCTGGCCGATCGAGCGCTTCACCCAGACCGCCGCCCAGCTGCTGGGCCCCGGCGGCCGGCTGGAGGGCGGGCGTCTCTTGATCCTCGGCGGTCCGGAAGACGGCCGCATGGTCGAGGAGCTGCGCATGGCCTCGGCGCGCGGCCGCTGCATCGACCTGACCGGCAAGGTGGATCTGCTGACCGCCTATGCCGCCTTGAAGCGCGCCGACCTGTTCATCGGCAACGACAGCGGCCTGATGCACATCGCCGCCGCCGCCGGCACGCCGACCGTCGGCCTGTTCGGCCCGTCGGACGAGCGCCGCTACGGTCCCTGGGGCCCGCTGACCCGCGCCGTACGCGGCCCGCGCGACTTCGACCAGTTCAAGGCCGTCGACCCCGACCTGTCGCAGGCCATCCGCCACATGAGCGACCTGCCGGTGGCCAAGGTGGTGCGGGCGGCGATCGAACTGCTGAACGAGGCGCGCGGACCCGTGGTCGTCGCGCCGCCGCAGCCGGAGCCCGCCGTCGAAACCGCTCCGCCGCAAGCCCCGACTCCCACCCCGGCTCCGGCCGTCGAAGCCGCGCCCGAACTGCCGCTGGGCGACGGCGCCCCGGCGACCGAAGGCGCCATCGAGGCCGAACCCAAGCTCAAGGTCTCGCCGCGTCGCCGCCGTCGTCGCAACGACGACGAAGCCAGCCCCTCGGCCTGA